The Streptomyces albofaciens JCM 4342 genome has a segment encoding these proteins:
- the lnt gene encoding apolipoprotein N-acyltransferase translates to MPDTTARPARKAGTVPSGTDTDAPARPGRGRRFAALVRREAPRTGLAVLGGLALALAFPPYDLWPLSLVGVAALGLLTRGRTARQGAWTGLAFGLPFFFLLLKWLHVVGWDAVFGLALVQALYVALLGAGLARTSRLKYGPLWAACLWVTEEWARDRVPFGGFPWGRLAFANTGSPFTPLAALGGAPLVTFAVALSGALLAAAAVVLWRLRGKGKSVRAALPAVEAVGLAAAVTVSGLLVPVHTDADESVDIAIVQGNVQKPGMDFLGRPMMILNNHATATEQLAADVKAGKAKKPDLVIWPENSSDLDPYRYPQAYDRIDEAVRAIGVPVLVGALVDHPDKRGYVFNQGIVWDPVKGPGTSYTKQHPVPFGEYVPFREQLSKVITRFQRVPRDFYPGDHTGVLAVGPARLGDVICFEVAYDEIVHDTVNAGARALVVQTNNATYGRTGQPEQQLAMSKLRAVEHGRAVVTAATSGISAVVAPDGTVTHKIPEFTQGVLRASIPLRDEKTVADRVGAVPEWVLAIVGLLSCVAAAVVGRRGRGKDEKGQQ, encoded by the coding sequence GTGCCCGACACCACCGCACGACCTGCAAGAAAGGCCGGGACCGTGCCATCGGGCACCGACACCGACGCACCGGCGCGGCCCGGACGCGGCCGCCGGTTCGCGGCGCTGGTCCGCCGCGAGGCGCCGCGGACGGGACTCGCCGTCCTCGGCGGCCTCGCCCTCGCGCTGGCCTTCCCGCCGTACGACCTGTGGCCGCTGTCCCTCGTCGGCGTCGCGGCCCTCGGTCTGCTCACCCGTGGCCGGACGGCCCGTCAGGGCGCCTGGACCGGCCTCGCGTTCGGGTTGCCCTTCTTCTTCCTGCTGCTGAAGTGGCTGCACGTCGTCGGCTGGGACGCGGTGTTCGGGCTGGCCCTGGTGCAGGCGCTGTACGTGGCGCTGCTGGGCGCGGGTCTTGCCCGTACCTCCCGTCTGAAGTACGGGCCGCTGTGGGCCGCCTGTCTGTGGGTCACCGAGGAGTGGGCGCGCGACCGCGTCCCCTTCGGCGGCTTCCCGTGGGGGCGGCTCGCCTTCGCCAACACCGGCTCCCCCTTCACCCCGCTCGCGGCCCTGGGCGGAGCGCCGCTGGTGACCTTCGCCGTCGCTCTCAGCGGCGCGCTGCTGGCCGCCGCGGCCGTCGTCCTGTGGCGGCTGCGCGGGAAGGGGAAGTCGGTGCGGGCGGCGCTGCCCGCCGTGGAGGCGGTCGGCCTGGCCGCCGCGGTCACGGTGTCCGGACTGCTGGTGCCGGTGCACACCGACGCGGACGAGAGCGTCGACATCGCCATCGTGCAGGGCAATGTGCAAAAGCCCGGCATGGACTTCCTCGGCCGCCCGATGATGATCCTGAACAACCACGCCACGGCGACGGAGCAGCTGGCCGCCGACGTGAAGGCGGGCAAGGCGAAGAAGCCCGACCTGGTGATCTGGCCCGAGAACTCCTCCGACCTGGACCCGTACCGCTACCCGCAGGCGTACGACCGCATCGACGAGGCGGTCAGGGCGATCGGCGTGCCGGTCCTCGTCGGTGCCCTCGTCGACCACCCGGACAAGCGCGGCTATGTCTTCAACCAGGGCATCGTGTGGGACCCGGTGAAGGGCCCCGGCACCTCGTACACCAAGCAGCACCCGGTGCCGTTCGGCGAGTACGTGCCCTTCCGCGAGCAGCTCAGCAAGGTCATCACCCGTTTCCAGCGGGTGCCGCGCGACTTCTACCCCGGTGACCACACCGGGGTGCTCGCCGTCGGCCCCGCCCGGCTCGGCGACGTCATCTGCTTCGAGGTCGCCTACGACGAGATCGTGCACGACACGGTGAACGCGGGCGCCCGCGCGCTCGTCGTACAGACCAACAACGCCACCTACGGCCGCACCGGACAGCCCGAGCAGCAGCTGGCCATGTCCAAACTGCGCGCCGTCGAACACGGCCGTGCCGTCGTCACGGCGGCCACCAGCGGGATCAGCGCGGTGGTGGCCCCGGACGGTACGGTCACCCACAAGATCCCGGAGTTCACCCAGGGAGTGTTGCGGGCGAGCATCCCGCTGCGGGACGAAAAGACCGTGGCCGACCGCGTCGGTGCCGTTCCCGAGTGGGTGCTCGCTATCGTGGGACTTCTGTCCTGCGTCGCCGCGGCAGTCGTGGGCCGGCGCGGGCGTGGCAAGGACGAGAAGGGGCAGCAGTGA
- a CDS encoding amidohydrolase, whose amino-acid sequence MSERTPDPARPRTVLLRGGEVHSPADPFATAMVVEGDSIAWVGEEGAADSFADGVDEVVHLDGALVTPAFTDAHVHTTATGLALTGLDLSGARTLPDALARVREHAAARPADRVLLGHGWDATAWPEGRPPSRAELDAATGGRPLYLTRVDVHSAVVTTALLDLVPGVRDLPGFHAEQPLTGDAHHAVREAAHATVAPAQRDAAQAAALAHAASLGIGTLHECAGPDISSEDDLTALLARAAREPGPRVVGYWAEIVTNAKDADRIRALGAIGAAGDLFADGSLGSHTAHLHAPYADADHTGTAHLDADAVAAHVAACTEAGLQAGFHAIGDAALTAVTDGVRAAADRVGPARVRAARHRVEHAEMLTEATVAAFAEFALTASVQPAFDAAWGGDDGMYAARLGAERARTLNPYAALLRAGVPLALGSDSPVTPLDPWGTLRAAVFHRTRGHGISARAAFTAHTRGGWRAIGRDDAGVLAPGAPADYAVWRTGDLVVQAPDERVERWSTDPRSGTPGLPDLTPGRDLPVCLRTVVGGRTVYGRPNE is encoded by the coding sequence ATGAGTGAGCGCACCCCCGACCCGGCCCGGCCCCGTACCGTCCTGCTGCGCGGCGGGGAGGTGCACAGCCCCGCCGACCCCTTCGCCACCGCCATGGTGGTCGAGGGCGACAGCATCGCCTGGGTCGGCGAGGAGGGCGCCGCCGACTCCTTCGCCGACGGCGTGGACGAGGTCGTCCACCTCGACGGCGCACTCGTCACCCCGGCGTTCACGGACGCACATGTGCACACCACGGCCACCGGCCTCGCGCTCACCGGCCTGGACCTGTCCGGCGCCCGGACGCTCCCCGACGCGCTGGCCCGCGTACGGGAGCACGCCGCGGCCCGCCCGGCGGACCGGGTCCTGCTGGGGCACGGCTGGGACGCCACCGCCTGGCCCGAGGGCCGGCCGCCGTCCCGCGCCGAACTGGACGCCGCCACCGGCGGCCGCCCGCTCTACCTGACCCGCGTCGACGTGCACTCCGCGGTCGTCACCACCGCCCTGCTCGACCTCGTACCCGGCGTCCGCGACCTGCCCGGATTCCACGCCGAGCAGCCGCTGACGGGGGACGCGCACCACGCCGTACGCGAGGCCGCGCACGCCACCGTCGCCCCCGCCCAGCGCGACGCCGCCCAGGCCGCGGCGCTCGCACACGCCGCGTCGCTGGGCATCGGCACCCTCCACGAGTGCGCCGGACCCGACATCTCCAGCGAGGACGACCTCACCGCCCTGCTGGCCCGGGCCGCGCGCGAACCCGGCCCGCGCGTCGTCGGCTACTGGGCGGAGATCGTCACCAATGCGAAGGACGCCGACCGGATCCGGGCGCTCGGCGCCATCGGCGCGGCCGGCGACCTGTTCGCCGACGGCTCCCTCGGCTCGCACACCGCCCATCTGCACGCGCCGTACGCCGACGCGGACCACACCGGAACCGCCCACTTGGACGCCGACGCCGTCGCGGCCCACGTGGCGGCCTGCACCGAGGCCGGGCTCCAGGCCGGGTTCCACGCCATCGGCGACGCCGCGCTGACCGCCGTCACCGACGGCGTACGCGCCGCGGCCGACCGCGTCGGCCCGGCCCGCGTCCGGGCCGCCCGGCACCGTGTCGAGCACGCCGAGATGCTCACCGAGGCCACCGTCGCCGCGTTCGCCGAATTCGCGCTGACCGCCTCCGTACAGCCCGCCTTCGACGCGGCCTGGGGCGGCGACGACGGCATGTACGCCGCCCGCCTCGGCGCCGAGCGCGCCCGCACCCTCAACCCGTACGCCGCCCTGCTGCGCGCCGGCGTGCCGCTCGCCCTCGGCTCCGACAGCCCCGTCACCCCGCTGGACCCGTGGGGCACCCTGCGCGCCGCCGTCTTCCACCGCACCCGCGGGCACGGCATCTCCGCGCGCGCCGCGTTCACCGCGCACACCCGTGGCGGCTGGCGCGCCATCGGCCGCGACGACGCGGGCGTCCTGGCGCCCGGCGCGCCCGCCGACTACGCGGTCTGGCGCACCGGCGACCTCGTCGTCCAGGCCCCCGACGAGCGCGTCGAACGCTGGTCCACCGACCCCCGCTCCGGCACCCCGGGGCTGCCCGACCTCACGCCCGGCCGGGACCTGCCGGTATGCCTGCGGACGGTGGTCGGCGGTCGCACGGTGTACGGACGGCCGAACGAGTGA
- a CDS encoding Lrp/AsnC family transcriptional regulator: MEELDRQIVELLVKDGRMSYTDLGKATGLSTSAVHQRVRRLEQRGVIRGYAAIVDPEAVGLPLTAFISVKPFDPSAPDDIADRLAEVPELEACHSVAGDENYILKVRVATPLELEHLLTRIRTLAGVSTRTTVVLSTPYEARPPRI; encoded by the coding sequence GTGGAGGAGCTGGACCGACAAATCGTGGAGCTGCTCGTCAAGGACGGGCGGATGAGCTACACCGACCTGGGCAAGGCCACCGGCCTGTCGACCTCGGCGGTGCACCAGCGGGTGCGCCGCCTGGAACAGCGCGGTGTGATCCGCGGCTATGCCGCGATCGTGGACCCGGAGGCGGTGGGGCTGCCGCTCACCGCCTTCATCTCGGTGAAACCCTTCGACCCCAGCGCTCCGGACGACATCGCCGACCGCCTGGCCGAGGTGCCCGAGCTGGAGGCGTGCCACAGCGTGGCCGGTGACGAGAACTACATCCTCAAGGTGCGGGTGGCCACGCCCCTTGAGCTGGAGCACCTGCTGACCCGTATCCGCACGCTGGCCGGGGTCTCCACGCGCACCACGGTCGTGCTGTCCACGCCGTACGAGGCCCGGCCGCCCCGCATCTGA
- a CDS encoding phosphotransferase family protein encodes MSGTPRPRTTTRDPGELARRLSAWLSTRLPGARAVAPTVPASNGMSSETLLFDIDHPRPPVRSCALRLAADPAAYTVFPTYDMARQYRTMRLVAEHTDVPVPRTLWLEEDPAPLGAPFFVMERVEGRVPPDVMPYTYEGSWLHAATHAERAALEADTVSVLARIHDQVPAEEARFLALPGRGSALRRHVAAQRAYYDWVVAGRDPSPLIERGFAWLADHWPPEADDSDDTVLTWGDARIGNIVYDGFRPAAVLDWEMAVPGPRELDLGWMIYLHRFFQDLAVSGGQQGLPDLLRRDRVEERYARLTGHTPRAMDFHTLYAALRHAVVMLRVAYRRVHFGEVPAPADPDALILHRAALEAMIEGRYW; translated from the coding sequence ATGAGCGGCACACCCCGGCCCCGCACCACCACCCGCGACCCCGGGGAACTCGCCCGGCGCCTGTCCGCCTGGCTGAGCACCCGCCTGCCCGGCGCGCGGGCGGTCGCCCCGACCGTCCCCGCCTCCAACGGCATGTCCAGCGAAACCCTGCTCTTCGACATCGACCACCCCCGTCCGCCCGTCCGCTCCTGCGCGCTGCGCCTCGCCGCCGACCCCGCCGCTTACACGGTATTCCCCACCTATGACATGGCCCGTCAGTACCGGACGATGCGCCTGGTCGCCGAGCACACGGACGTGCCGGTGCCGCGCACCCTCTGGCTCGAAGAGGACCCGGCGCCGCTGGGCGCGCCGTTCTTCGTGATGGAGCGCGTGGAGGGCCGCGTGCCGCCGGACGTCATGCCGTACACGTACGAAGGGAGTTGGCTGCACGCCGCCACCCACGCGGAGCGTGCCGCACTGGAGGCCGACACGGTCTCGGTGCTCGCCCGGATCCATGACCAAGTGCCCGCCGAGGAGGCGCGGTTCCTCGCTCTGCCGGGCCGCGGGAGCGCGCTGCGGCGGCATGTGGCGGCCCAACGGGCGTACTACGACTGGGTCGTCGCGGGGCGCGATCCGTCACCGCTGATCGAGCGCGGTTTCGCCTGGCTGGCGGATCATTGGCCACCGGAGGCCGACGACTCCGACGACACCGTGCTGACCTGGGGCGACGCCCGCATCGGCAATATCGTTTACGACGGCTTCCGGCCCGCGGCCGTACTGGACTGGGAAATGGCCGTCCCCGGTCCGCGCGAACTCGACCTGGGCTGGATGATCTACCTCCACCGGTTCTTCCAGGACCTGGCGGTGAGCGGCGGGCAGCAGGGCCTGCCGGACCTCCTGCGCCGCGACCGCGTCGAGGAACGCTACGCCCGGCTCACCGGCCACACACCGCGCGCGATGGACTTCCACACCCTTTACGCGGCCCTGCGGCACGCCGTCGTCATGCTGCGCGTGGCCTACCGGCGGGTCCACTTCGGCGAGGTGCCCGCGCCGGCCGACCCGGACGCACTGATCCTGCACCGGGCCGCGCTGGAGGCGATGATCGAGGGCCGCTACTGGTGA
- a CDS encoding pyridoxal-phosphate dependent enzyme: protein MTTASSVPDPSGLHCLRCGLEVGGFAGCPRCAADGIGVNALPPLADLDGLELAGYPGGPWGWPETLPVSGPPVTLGEGGTPNIRLRTDPAALGDGRAPECGSELWVKYEGGNPTGSHKDRAMAVGVAAAVETGADTVCAASSGNAGAAAAAYAGRAGLRCVVFTTENVPPALAAQIDLLGAEQVRCAGGFPERNAAMARAVAEHGWYPLTSYSAPSPGGNPYANEGYKSVAYELARDFAGRRIGAVVVPTSRADLLAGIERGFRELAAAGLVSAAPRMIAAEPAGAAPFTAALRHADRAAQERTRVESRPTAAFSLGENSPCWQGLDALWRSGGTAVAVAEKEFLAEQHRLAQQGLLLEASSAVAVSVARRVLRERPELVVAIGTATGMKGLGPAAG from the coding sequence ATGACGACGGCAAGCTCCGTACCGGACCCGAGCGGCCTGCACTGCCTGCGCTGCGGCCTGGAGGTCGGGGGCTTCGCCGGCTGCCCCCGGTGCGCGGCGGACGGGATCGGCGTCAACGCGCTGCCGCCGCTCGCCGACCTGGACGGCCTGGAACTGGCCGGATATCCGGGCGGCCCGTGGGGCTGGCCGGAGACACTGCCGGTCAGCGGCCCGCCGGTGACGCTCGGCGAGGGCGGCACACCGAACATACGGCTGCGCACCGATCCGGCCGCGCTCGGCGACGGGCGCGCGCCCGAGTGCGGCAGCGAGTTGTGGGTCAAGTACGAGGGCGGCAACCCGACCGGCTCACACAAGGACCGGGCGATGGCGGTGGGCGTGGCCGCGGCGGTGGAGACCGGCGCCGACACGGTGTGCGCCGCGTCGTCCGGCAACGCGGGCGCGGCGGCAGCCGCCTACGCGGGCCGGGCCGGGCTGCGGTGCGTGGTCTTCACCACCGAGAACGTGCCGCCGGCGCTGGCCGCGCAGATCGATCTGCTGGGCGCCGAGCAGGTGCGGTGCGCGGGCGGTTTCCCGGAGCGCAACGCAGCGATGGCGCGGGCCGTCGCGGAACACGGCTGGTATCCCCTGACCAGCTACTCCGCGCCGTCACCGGGCGGGAACCCGTACGCCAACGAGGGCTACAAGTCGGTCGCCTACGAGCTGGCGCGGGACTTCGCGGGGCGCCGGATCGGCGCGGTGGTCGTGCCGACCAGCCGCGCGGACCTGCTGGCCGGGATCGAGCGCGGCTTCCGCGAGCTGGCCGCGGCCGGCCTGGTCTCCGCGGCGCCGCGCATGATCGCCGCCGAACCCGCCGGGGCGGCCCCCTTCACCGCCGCGCTGCGCCACGCCGACCGCGCGGCCCAGGAGCGTACGCGGGTGGAGAGCCGCCCCACCGCCGCCTTCTCGCTCGGCGAGAACAGCCCGTGCTGGCAGGGGCTGGACGCGCTGTGGCGGTCCGGCGGCACGGCCGTCGCGGTGGCGGAGAAGGAGTTCCTGGCCGAACAGCACCGCCTCGCCCAGCAGGGCCTGCTGCTGGAGGCGTCGTCCGCCGTCGCGGTGTCCGTGGCCCGCCGCGTGCTGCGCGAGCGGCCGGAGCTGGTGGTGGCGATCGGTACGGCGACGGGCATGAAGGGGCTGGGCCCGGCGGCGGGCTGA
- a CDS encoding acyl-CoA dehydrogenase family protein has protein sequence MTEYGPRPVDRRLPTEEARDLLTLVRDLVEREIKPTAAEQEEAGRFPRETFTLLSGSGLLSLPYSEEFGGGDQPYEVYLQVLEELAAARLTVGLGVSVHTLACHATAEFGTKEQRATHLPAMLGGGLLGAYCLSEPSSGSDAASLTTRAVRDGDVWTLDGTKAWITHGGVADFYTVLARTGDKGPRGITAFLVPGDADGLTAAAPERKMGMKGSPTAQLHFDGVRVSDARRIGEEGQGFAIALSALDSGRLGIAACAIGVAQAALDEALAYTASRQQFGRPIADFQGLRFMIADMATQIEAGRSLYLTAARLRDAGLPFAKEAAMAKLFCTDTAMRVTTDAVQLLGGYGYTLDFPAERYMREAKVLQIVEGTNQIQRMVIARHLAGPESR, from the coding sequence ATGACCGAGTACGGACCCCGGCCGGTGGACCGCAGGCTGCCCACGGAGGAGGCCCGCGATCTGCTGACGCTGGTACGGGATCTCGTCGAGCGTGAGATCAAGCCGACCGCCGCCGAGCAGGAGGAGGCGGGACGTTTCCCCCGGGAGACCTTCACGCTGCTCTCCGGATCCGGGCTGCTCTCCCTCCCGTACAGCGAGGAGTTCGGCGGTGGTGACCAGCCGTACGAGGTCTACCTCCAGGTGCTGGAGGAACTGGCGGCCGCCCGGCTGACCGTGGGCCTGGGCGTCAGCGTGCACACCCTCGCCTGCCACGCGACGGCCGAGTTCGGTACGAAGGAGCAGCGCGCCACGCACCTGCCCGCCATGCTGGGCGGTGGCCTGCTCGGCGCCTACTGCCTCTCGGAGCCCTCCTCCGGTTCCGATGCCGCCTCGTTGACCACCCGCGCGGTCCGCGACGGGGACGTCTGGACGCTGGACGGCACCAAGGCGTGGATCACCCACGGCGGCGTCGCCGACTTCTACACGGTGCTCGCCCGCACGGGAGACAAGGGACCGCGCGGCATCACGGCCTTCCTGGTGCCGGGCGACGCGGACGGCCTGACCGCCGCGGCGCCCGAGCGCAAGATGGGCATGAAGGGCTCGCCCACGGCCCAGCTGCACTTCGACGGTGTGCGGGTGTCCGACGCCCGCCGGATCGGGGAGGAGGGCCAGGGCTTCGCGATCGCCCTGTCGGCCCTGGACTCGGGGCGCCTCGGCATCGCCGCCTGCGCGATCGGCGTCGCCCAGGCCGCTCTGGACGAGGCGCTGGCGTACACCGCCTCCCGGCAGCAGTTCGGCCGCCCGATCGCCGACTTCCAGGGCCTGCGCTTCATGATCGCCGACATGGCGACCCAGATCGAGGCGGGCCGCTCGCTCTATCTGACCGCCGCCCGGCTGCGGGATGCCGGCCTGCCGTTCGCCAAGGAGGCGGCGATGGCCAAGCTGTTCTGCACCGACACCGCGATGCGGGTCACCACCGACGCCGTCCAGCTCCTCGGCGGGTACGGCTACACCCTCGACTTCCCGGCCGAGCGCTATATGCGCGAGGCCAAGGTCCTCCAGATCGTCGAGGGCACCAACCAGATCCAGCGCATGGTCATCGCGCGCCACCTGGCGGGACCGGAGTCCCGCTGA
- a CDS encoding glycoside hydrolase family 18 protein — translation MSRTLRTRSPRRMTAATTALCTAALAGTLFAGTAAADPAASAAPTAASAPAGTQAAAGNKVVGYFTNWGVYDRNYHVKNIQTSGSADKLTHINYAFGNVQGGKCTIGDAYADYDKAYTADQSVDGKADTWDAGALRGNFNQLRKLKKLHPNLKVIWSFGGWTWSGGFAEAAKNPAAFAQSCLDLVQDKRWADVFDGIDIDWEYPNACGLTCDTSGREALTNVLRALRAKFGGKLVTAAIPADASAGGKLDAADYKGASQYVDWYNPMTYDYFGAWDAKGPTAPHSPLTAYNGIPKAGYNTADTIKKLKGMGIPANKLLLGIGFYGRGWQGVTQDAPGGTATGAAPGKYEAGIEDYKILKTRCPATGKVGGTAYAKCGNQWWSYDTPETIGSKMTYKNQQGLGGTFFWELSGDTANGELIKAIK, via the coding sequence ATGTCCAGAACGCTCCGTACGCGCTCGCCGCGCCGGATGACCGCCGCCACCACCGCGCTGTGTACCGCGGCCCTGGCCGGCACCCTGTTCGCCGGCACGGCCGCCGCGGACCCCGCCGCCTCCGCCGCCCCCACAGCGGCCTCCGCCCCCGCCGGCACCCAGGCCGCGGCCGGGAACAAGGTGGTCGGCTACTTCACCAACTGGGGCGTCTACGACCGCAATTACCACGTCAAGAACATCCAGACGTCCGGCTCGGCCGACAAGCTCACCCACATCAACTACGCCTTCGGCAACGTCCAGGGCGGCAAGTGCACCATCGGTGACGCCTACGCCGACTACGACAAGGCCTACACCGCGGACCAGAGCGTCGACGGCAAGGCCGACACCTGGGACGCGGGCGCGCTGCGCGGCAACTTCAACCAGCTGCGCAAACTCAAGAAGCTCCACCCGAACCTGAAGGTCATCTGGTCCTTCGGCGGCTGGACCTGGTCGGGCGGCTTCGCCGAGGCCGCCAAGAACCCGGCCGCGTTCGCGCAGTCCTGCCTGGACCTGGTCCAGGACAAGCGCTGGGCCGATGTGTTCGACGGCATCGACATCGACTGGGAGTACCCCAACGCCTGCGGCCTGACCTGCGACACCAGCGGCCGCGAAGCGCTCACCAACGTACTGAGGGCGCTGCGCGCCAAGTTCGGCGGCAAGCTGGTGACGGCGGCGATCCCGGCCGACGCCTCGGCCGGCGGCAAACTGGACGCCGCCGACTACAAGGGCGCCTCCCAGTACGTCGACTGGTACAACCCCATGACGTACGACTACTTCGGCGCCTGGGACGCCAAGGGCCCCACCGCCCCGCACTCCCCCCTGACCGCGTACAACGGCATCCCGAAGGCCGGCTACAACACCGCCGACACCATCAAGAAGCTCAAGGGCATGGGCATCCCCGCCAACAAGCTCCTGCTGGGCATCGGCTTCTACGGCCGCGGCTGGCAGGGCGTGACCCAGGACGCGCCGGGCGGCACCGCGACGGGCGCCGCCCCCGGCAAGTACGAGGCCGGCATCGAGGACTACAAGATCCTCAAGACCCGCTGCCCCGCCACCGGCAAGGTCGGCGGCACGGCATACGCCAAGTGCGGCAACCAGTGGTGGAGCTACGACACCCCGGAGACCATCGGCTCGAAGATGACGTACAAGAACCAGCAGGGGCTGGGCGGGACGTTCTTCTGGGAGTTGAGTGGGGACACGGCCAATGGGGAGCTGATCAAGGCCATCAAGTAG
- a CDS encoding alpha/beta fold hydrolase, which translates to MMTAARLRFIIGRPVALTVTVATLTSGAMLTAGTQATAATGDPVVFLHGLNDGPGVWKTADQYFHDNHYAGKIHRFDYSGTTHDRIPDNADRFWEWMKKNGLAGKRVNLVGHSMGGLVARKAALDHSAGFTVGSLVTLASPNHGSHQADLCPNVAAGLCNAAVQDMKTDSHFLKALNRDTEKKAAYAPDTTLTYSIEGDEQVSAHSVKLSGADNRHVAEAAETVRGGSAVHTSITRKRQVLKDTLDFLNTGNNPGAHHKLTSGPALRNADCTIHHWTHGTVRWDLPRHAPDDLKAEVWKDGRLWGTVPASDKGIVDRLPYGTMNIRFKEARYHGYTSAYSSVTFDAGTWQCDSTIKNASPTVHDWPGSDPIATGSTYRVSNKHFGNANIDAGADASLIHLWHSNGTAAQDWKLIDGSNGNHKLLSSKGTNRCLSQEADQYVGTRECGENSAQLLWKLVPADGGSFSIKNVGSGGHVNSEQYSFADGTRLRVWGNHQESMKWVFRLK; encoded by the coding sequence ATGATGACGGCAGCCAGACTTCGCTTCATAATTGGGCGCCCCGTAGCGCTGACCGTTACGGTCGCAACCCTGACCTCGGGTGCGATGCTGACAGCGGGTACTCAGGCCACCGCGGCGACCGGCGATCCCGTCGTCTTCCTCCACGGACTGAACGACGGCCCGGGCGTATGGAAGACCGCGGATCAGTACTTCCACGACAACCACTACGCCGGGAAGATTCACCGGTTTGACTACAGCGGAACGACCCACGACCGCATCCCTGACAACGCAGACCGGTTCTGGGAGTGGATGAAGAAGAACGGCCTCGCCGGGAAGAGGGTGAACCTCGTCGGCCACTCCATGGGCGGACTCGTCGCCCGCAAAGCAGCGCTCGATCACTCGGCGGGCTTCACCGTCGGTTCCCTGGTCACCTTGGCGTCCCCGAACCACGGCTCCCACCAGGCGGACCTATGTCCGAACGTCGCCGCCGGTCTGTGCAACGCGGCTGTTCAGGACATGAAAACCGACTCGCACTTCCTCAAAGCTCTCAACCGCGACACCGAGAAGAAGGCGGCATACGCGCCGGACACCACGCTCACGTACTCGATCGAAGGGGACGAGCAGGTGTCCGCCCACTCGGTCAAGCTGAGCGGTGCCGACAACCGGCACGTGGCCGAGGCTGCCGAGACGGTACGGGGAGGCAGCGCCGTTCACACATCGATCACGCGGAAGAGGCAGGTACTCAAAGACACCTTGGACTTCCTCAACACGGGCAACAACCCCGGCGCCCACCACAAGCTCACCTCCGGCCCGGCACTGCGCAACGCCGACTGCACCATCCACCACTGGACGCATGGAACGGTGCGCTGGGACCTTCCCCGGCACGCCCCCGACGACTTGAAGGCCGAAGTCTGGAAAGACGGCCGGTTGTGGGGCACGGTGCCCGCAAGCGACAAGGGAATCGTGGACCGGCTCCCTTACGGCACGATGAACATCCGCTTCAAAGAGGCCCGATACCACGGGTACACCTCGGCCTACTCCAGCGTCACCTTCGACGCGGGTACGTGGCAGTGCGACTCGACCATCAAGAACGCCAGTCCCACGGTCCATGACTGGCCGGGAAGCGATCCGATCGCAACGGGCAGCACCTACCGGGTGTCCAATAAGCACTTCGGCAATGCGAACATTGATGCCGGGGCCGACGCGAGCCTGATCCATCTGTGGCACAGCAACGGTACCGCGGCCCAGGACTGGAAGCTGATCGACGGTTCCAACGGAAATCACAAATTGCTGAGCAGCAAGGGCACCAACCGCTGTCTCAGCCAGGAAGCAGACCAGTACGTCGGGACCCGTGAATGCGGTGAGAACAGCGCGCAACTGCTGTGGAAGCTGGTACCAGCCGATGGCGGGTCGTTCAGCATCAAGAACGTCGGGAGCGGCGGGCACGTCAATTCGGAGCAGTATTCGTTCGCCGATGGAACCCGCCTACGTGTCTGGGGCAACCACCAAGAGTCCATGAAGTGGGTGTTCCGCCTGAAATAG
- a CDS encoding DUF3291 domain-containing protein, with the protein MPRLALYTFGVLKSPLADPAPLTREFYDIGETVYREISQHPGYLAHAEAAVGDRGSHFGADWGAWGEFTVPTWYSKGRTVETTALATTLSLWTGLRPAFDAVYTGLHREALNRRYDWFERTEHPNYVFWWVSDDVIPTWQDGVSRLEHLHDHGSAPHAFTYHHAFAPDGTPTGVKGIGPQSNQVR; encoded by the coding sequence ATGCCCCGTCTTGCTCTGTACACATTCGGCGTCCTGAAGTCACCTCTCGCCGATCCCGCGCCTCTCACGCGCGAGTTCTACGACATTGGTGAGACCGTCTACCGGGAGATCAGTCAGCACCCTGGATATCTCGCACACGCTGAAGCGGCAGTCGGTGACCGGGGTTCACACTTCGGCGCGGACTGGGGCGCATGGGGCGAGTTCACCGTACCGACCTGGTACAGCAAGGGCCGTACGGTCGAAACCACCGCCCTGGCCACCACCCTCTCACTCTGGACCGGCCTGCGCCCCGCCTTCGACGCCGTCTACACCGGTCTGCACCGTGAGGCGCTGAACAGGCGTTACGACTGGTTCGAGAGGACGGAGCACCCGAATTACGTGTTCTGGTGGGTCTCCGACGACGTGATTCCCACCTGGCAGGACGGGGTTTCCAGGCTGGAGCACCTCCACGACCACGGCTCCGCGCCGCACGCCTTCACTTATCACCACGCATTCGCCCCGGACGGAACTCCGACCGGAGTGAAAGGCATCGGGCCGCAGAGCAATCAGGTTCGCTGA